The genomic DNA GGTCGGCCAGCAGGAGGTCGGACTGGCGCTGCGCATTGCGTGTCAGCGACATCGTGGCCTGCGAGCCCGCCGCAAGCGCGAGTGCGACGATGCCCAGCGCAATCAGCACCTCGATCAGCGTGAATCCGCCGCATGCCGATGGGCGTCGGGGCGTCATGGCGTGCTCACGGTGAAGGGCCTGAGGCCGTCGGTGGCAATGCGCAGCGAGCGCGCGGGCGGACCTTCGGAATACAGCACGATCTGCTGCGCGGCAATGATCGGGTCGGGGCCCAATTGCACCGCCGCCACCGGCGCGCCGCTGGCCAGCGAAGCCGTGGCGCTGATGCCGCTCGCGGCCCAGCCGCTGGGCAAGGCATCGGGCGGCAGGCCGTCGAACACGAAGCTGCCACCTTCCACGATGCGCCATCGCACTGCGACGCCGCTCGCGCGCGACTGGGCGCGGGCCGATTCGAGCAGTGCGGCCAGCCGGTCGGCCTCGCGGTCGAGCCGGGCTGCGTTGGTGTCGCGCATCGCAAAGCTCACGCTGGCCGTCGCGATCGCGATGATCGCGATCACCACGATCAGCTCGAGCAGCGTGAAGCCGCCCGCGCGCCTACTGCCAGCTGCCGATGTCGGCATTCTTGCCCTCGCCGCCGGCCTGGCCATCGGCGCCGAGCGAGAGCACGTCGATTTCGCCCTTGATACCCGGATTCATGTATTGGTACGGATGGCCCCACGGATCGTTCGGCAGCTTTTCGACATAGGGCTTCCAGTTGGGCGCGGCCGGCCCCACGGTCGGGCGCACGAGCAGCGACTGCAGGCCCTGCTCGGCCGTCGGGTAGCGCTGGTTGTCCAGGCGGTAGAGCTTGAGCGCCTGCATCAGGTTGTTGATGTCGGTCCTGGCGGCGGTCACGCGGGCATCGTCGGCGCGCTCGATCACGTTCGGCACGATCAGCGCGGCCAGCACGCCGATGATGACCAGCACCACCATCAGCTCGATCAGCGTGAAGCCGCGCTGGGCAGCGCGGGTGGCGTCGCGTAGGATTTTTTTCATAGCTTGGATGACATGGTTCGGAAGGCGCGCTGCATGATAATCCGCGCCCATGACAAGTCCCTATTCCGCCGCGCGCTGGCACGCCCCCGTTGCAACCACGGGCCTGTGGGCGCTGGCCGCCGGTGCGGCGGTGTTCTGGGGGCTGCGGCTCGCGGCGCCGCCCGAGCCCGTGGCCGCAGCGGCCACCATGCCCCGGGCGGCGGTCTCGGCCGACGCGGATGCGGTTGCGCGGCTGCTCGGCGTGGTTTCGGGCACCGAAGCAGCGCCCGCCGCACCCGAGGCGGCCAGCCGCTTTGCGCTGTCGGGCGTGGTCGCGGATCCGTTCAATCAGGGCGCTGCGCTGATTTCCATCGACGGCAAGCCGCCGCGTCCGTTCCGCGTCGGCTCGCGCGTCGGCGACAACTACGTGCTGCAGTCGGTCGGGGTGCGCGCGGCGACGCTCGGCACCAGCGCGCAGGGACCGGCGGCCTTCACGCTGCAGTTGCCCGTGCGCGCGCCGATCAGCGTCGGCAGCCCGGCCGCGCCAACGCCGACCGCCAGGCCCAGCGGACTTTTCCCGGCCACGGTGCCTCCGGTGGTGGCACCGCCTGCCGGCGGGGCCGCAACGCTACAGGCGCCGCCATCGCCGCAGCCGGGGTCTGAGCAGCAGCCACCGGCACAGTCTGCGCAATAAGGATCAGGCGGCCGCTCAGGCCTGCAGGAACAGCCTGTACGCCGGATTCGCCGTTTCCTCGACGTAGGGATAGCCCAGCGTTTCGAGGAAGTCGTCGAAGGCCGCGGCGTCGCCGGCGGGCACCTGCAAGCCCACCAGGATGCGGCCGTAGTCGGCGCCCTGGTTGCGGTAGTGGAAGAGGCTGATGTTCCAGTTCGGCCGCATCAGGCTCAGGAACTTGAGCAGTGCCCCGGGGCGTTCCGGAAACACGAAGCGCAGCAGCCGTTCGTCGTGTGCAAGGCCCGTGCGCCCGCCCACCAGGTGCCGCAGATGCTCCTTGGCGAGCTCGTCGTGCGTGAGGTCGAGCGCGTCGAAGCCATGGGCAATGAAGGTCTGCGCGATGGTCGTCGATTCGCCGCGTGCCGAGGTGGTGAGGCCCACGAACACATGCGCCTTGGCCGCGTCGCTGATGCGGTAGTTGAACTCCGTCACATTGCGCAGCGCGCCACCAATCGAGCCCGTTTCCTGCGACTCGCTGGCCGGCATCTCGCCCACCAGTTCGCAGAAGCGGCGGAAGCTGCCGCGCTCTTCGGGAATGGTCACCGCGAACAGCGCCTCGCGCTCTTCGCCGACCTCCGCGCGCTCGGCCACGAAGCGCAGCCGGTCGAAGTTCATGTTGGCGCCGCACAGGATGGCCGCGTAGGTCTCGCCATGGCGGCCGTGCCCGGCCACGTACTGCTTGATGGCCGCCACCGCGAGCGCACCCGCCGGCTCCACGATGCTGCGGGTGTCGACGAACACGTCCTTGATGGCCGCGCAGACGGCGTCGGTGTCGACCGCGATGTATTCGTCGACCAGGTTGCTGGCGATGCGAAAGGTCTCCTCGCCCACCAGCTTGACCGCCGTGCCGTCCGAAAACAGCCCGACGTCGGGCAGGCTCACGCGCTGGCGCGCCGCCACCGATTGCATCATGGCGTCGGAGTCGTTCATCTGCACGCCGATCACCTTGATCTCCGGGCGCACCGCCTTGATGTAGTTGGCCACGCCCGAGATGAGCCCGCCGCCGCCGATGGCCACGAACACCGCGTCGAGCCGTCCCTGGTGCTGGCGCAGGATTTCCATGGCGATGGTGCCCTGGCCCGCGATCACGTCGGGATCGTCGAAGGGGTGCACGAAGGTCAGGCCCTGCTGCGCCTGCAGTTCGAGCGCATGCAGGTAGGCATCCGAATAGCTGTCGCCATGCAGCACCACCTCGCCGCCGAAGCCGCGCACCGCATCGATCTTGAGCCTGGGCGTGGTCACCGGCATGACCACCACTGCACGCGTGCCCAGCTTGCGCGCGCCCAGCGCCACGCCTTGCGCGTGATTGCCGGCCGATGCGCAGATCACGCCGCTCGCCAGTTGCTCGGGTGTGAGGTGCGCCATCTTGTTGTAGGCGCCGCGCAGCTTGAAGCTGAACACGGGCTGCTGGTCTTCGCGCTTGAGCAGCACGGTGTTGCCGAGCCGCTCGCTGAGCGCATTGGCCTTCTCGAGCGCGGATTCGACCGCCACGTCGTAAACGCGGGCGTTCAAAATTTTTCTGAGATAGTCGGCGGGCGTCAGTGCCGGCACAGGTACGTCGCGCACGGTTTTTTCCAAGGGAGGCTCAATTGTTAAATAGCAATGATAAGAGGCATCGGGATTGCGTACGGGATATGGCATGGACACAAATGTCATAAACCTCATCCAGAGAGCCCCGGCTGCGAACGATTCGGGTTTTTTTGCGCGCAGCTATCCCGCGAGCGAGGCGCCCGCCAGTCATTTAACAAATGAGCAAAATCTGTTAACCCTTTTTGTCAGCGACCTTTCCAAAGGGTTGATGCAGGCAGAAGCGGCGCGCGTGCAGCGCGGCGAAATCGGACGGCCGACCTGGCAGGTGATGGGCAACAGATTGCGCGCGCACATCATTCCTTTGCTGGGTGCCGTGCCGGCGCAGGCATTCGCTACTTCCGATGCGCAGCGCCTGATCGATCACCTTGGCGCGCAGGGCTTCACCAGCACGACGATCGCGCAGTACCTTGTGTTGCTGCGAAAGGTGTTGATGCACGGTGTGAACATCGGCGTGGTTCGCGATGTACCTGCCTTCCCGAAGGTCAAGGTGCGCAGCCAGCCGCGCGGAAGCTTCAGCGTTGCGGAATACCGGGCCGTGGTGGCGGCTGCACGGCGACTGCGCGGGCAGCCGCATCCGGTGCTCGATGAACTGGCCTCCGGCGAGCGCTTCTGGATCGCGCGCGAGCTGCTCGTCATGCCGCAGGAGTTGCCCTGGCTGATCCGCTGGATGGTCAACACCTTCGTGCGCCCGAGCGACATCAAGCTGATGAAGCACCGGCACATCGACATCGTGCGCGGCAAGCATGTCTACCTGCGCATGAACCTGCCCGAAACCAAGCGGCACAGCCAGCCCATCGTGAGCCTGCGCCCGGCGGTGCGGGTCTATGAATGCCTGCTTGCGCACCGTCGCGAGCAGGGCTTTGGCGGCGCGGATGACTACATCTTCATGCCGCAACTGAAGAACCGCGAGCACGCGCTGGCCGTGCTCAACTTTCTTTTCCATTGGGCGCTGGAAGCAACGTCGCTCCAGAAAGGGCCGCAGGGCCAGTCGAGGACGCTTTACTGCTTGCGCCATACCGCCATCACCTTGCGGCTCTTGTACGGGCAGGGCATCGACATGCTGACCTTGGCGCGCAATGCGCGCACGAGCGTCAACATGGTCGAACGTTTCTACGCGTCGGTTCTGAGCGGAGAAATGAATGTGGGCTTGCTGCAAAGCAGGCGCGGCCGCGCGAACTGAGCAAAGCCAAAAAGCCGCCCGGCTTGCGCTGGGCGGCTTGGGACTGGACCGATTCGAACTGGCTGAAGCCAGCATTGGAATCAGGCCGCGATCAGAAAGCGTGGCGGATGCCGAAGTCGTAGCCGGTCGAGGTCTTCGGGGTGAAGACGTTGTTGCTGATGAACTTCGGGCCGCCAACGGTCAGGGCTGCACCGTTCTTGTTGCTCACGCGAGCGATCGTTGCGTACAGGGCCGTGCGCTTCGACAGGTTGTGCACGTAGCCGAGCGCCAGCTTGTTGGCCTTGCGGTCCGGTTCGTCGAAGAACGGATTGTTGTCGTCCGTCTTGTACGTCACGGCCGAATACGATGCGCGGATCAGACCGGCACCCACAGGCGCCGTCACGCCCAGCAGCCAGCCGTTGAGCTTGTTCGATGCCACGGACGCCGGTTGGACGAAGAAGTCGCCGTCGATGTCGGTCTTTTCCTTGGCCCGAGACAGTTCGCCGAAGAGCTTCACGGGACCGAAGTCATACGAAGCGCCGAGGTTCAGTGTATTGACCTTGGTGGTCGTGCCGGCGTAGTAGTCGTCGCCGACGGTGTTGCTGCCATAAGCCAGCGCAACGTCCAGGGGGCCGTTGGCGTAGCCGAAGCGGCCGCCGACGTATCGGCCGGTGCGCGAATTGTTGACCGCATGAGGCGTGGCCAGGGCAGGGCTGTACTTGTCCTTTTCATGGAAGCCGTACTGCAACTGGCCATAAAAACCGCCGAGGTTTGGCGGCAGGAAGTAGCCGACGGTGTTGCTGGCGCGGGTGGGGTTGCCGAATGCACCGGTAGCCGTCTGGATCAGGTTGGTGCCAACGCCGTTGGCGCCGAACGGATCGAACACGGTGTTGTTCCAGAACGATGGGGTGTAGTCGCGGCCGAGGCGGACTTCACCGAAACCACCCGACAGGCTCACGGTCGAACGACGGTTGAAGGTTGCAACACCTTCCGAGCCGTCGTCGTTCTTGATCGGAGCTTCGAGCCAGAAGCTGGCTGCCAAGCCGCCGCCGAGGTCTTCCGTGCCACGGAAGCCGAGTTTGCTGGAGTTGTAGGCCGAGTTGGCCAGTTCACGGCGGCTGACCCTGACGCTGCCCTGGTTCACATAGAACGGGTTGTAGGCAACCGGGAAGCCGAGGGCGTTGTACGTCACGCCGTGGTTCAGGTCACGCGAGCTGTTCGAATAGCCGCTGATCGACGCATCGACCAGGCCGAACAGCGTGACGGACGACTGGGCCGAGGCAACACCGGCAACAGCCAGGGCAGCCAGAGCAACTGCCCTTCAGGCCCAAAAACTAGAGTGGACCCGCAGCGCCGCGGCCCCCCCAAAGAAAAAAGCCCCGAGCCTTGCAGCTCGGGGCTAAATCCACCAATTGGAAGGGTGGAGGAGACAACCGGTGCGCACGGTTTCGTACGCGATGAAATAAAGTATATCGGTTGTTTGTTGCGTTGCAACAAGCAAGTGACGATTTCCCCACACACTAATGGATGTCGGCGTGATTTTTTGCCGAACATCCTGAATGGATCTGACACAGATGGAATGCACAGTAAGTTGGACCGGCGATGCCGGAACCCGCTCGGCCATGGGTTTCGTGGCCGAGACCGGCAGCGGCCATGTCTTGATGATGGACGGCGCGCCGGATGCCGCCAAACCCGAGAACGGCGGCCAGAACCTGGCGGCCAGGCCCATGGAAACCGTGCTCGCCGGCACCGGGGGCTGTACCGCCTATGACGTGGTGCTGATACTGAAGCGAGGCCGCCACCGCGTGGAGCGCTGCAGCGTCAAGCTGACCAGCGAACGGGCAGAAAAGGATCCCAAGGTGTTCACCAAGATCCACATGCACTTCACCGTGGCGGGCAAGGGCATTCCTGCCGCCGCCGTCGAGCGTGCGATTGCCCTGAGCCACGAAACCTACTGCTCGGCCAGCATCATGCTCGCGAAAACCGCCGAGATCACCACCAGCTTCGACCTGATCGAAACCTGAGCCCGCCAAGCCTCAGATCCGGTGCGCCACCGTGGTCATCACGCGGGAGGCGAGCCGCATCAGGGCCTTGGCCGGCGCCGGCAGTTCCGCCGCGCCGGCATCGACGGCCTGCGCGGCGTGCCGCGCCTCGTCGATCTTCATCTGCTCGACTACCGCCCGGGAGGCACTGTCGGCGGCCGGCAGGCGGCCGAGATGGCTCTCCAGGTGGGCTTCCACCTGGCGTTCGGTCTCCGCGACGAACCCGAGGCTCAGCGGGTCCCCCAGGCGTCCGGCCATCAGGCCCAGGCCGAAAGCTCCGGCATACCAGAGCGGGTTCAGCACGGAAGGCCGGGCGCCGAGTTCGTCCAGCCGCTGGCGCGTCCAGGCCAGGTGATCGGTTTCTTCGTGCGAGGCTTCGAGCAAGCGGGCCCGGAGGACAGGA from Variovorax sp. V93 includes the following:
- a CDS encoding OsmC family protein; the protein is MECTVSWTGDAGTRSAMGFVAETGSGHVLMMDGAPDAAKPENGGQNLAARPMETVLAGTGGCTAYDVVLILKRGRHRVERCSVKLTSERAEKDPKVFTKIHMHFTVAGKGIPAAAVERAIALSHETYCSASIMLAKTAEITTSFDLIET
- the coq7 gene encoding 2-polyprenyl-3-methyl-6-methoxy-1,4-benzoquinone monooxygenase; translated protein: MTSTLDPVLAAADAALRTLFARPHATRATPAPIQAPGEMTDSERREAGALMRVNHVGEVCAQALYTAQAAVARDPVLRARLLEASHEETDHLAWTRQRLDELGARPSVLNPLWYAGAFGLGLMAGRLGDPLSLGFVAETERQVEAHLESHLGRLPAADSASRAVVEQMKIDEARHAAQAVDAGAAELPAPAKALMRLASRVMTTVAHRI
- the gspG gene encoding type II secretion system major pseudopilin GspG, translating into MKKILRDATRAAQRGFTLIELMVVLVIIGVLAALIVPNVIERADDARVTAARTDINNLMQALKLYRLDNQRYPTAEQGLQSLLVRPTVGPAAPNWKPYVEKLPNDPWGHPYQYMNPGIKGEIDVLSLGADGQAGGEGKNADIGSWQ
- the ilvA gene encoding threonine ammonia-lyase, biosynthetic, producing the protein MRDVPVPALTPADYLRKILNARVYDVAVESALEKANALSERLGNTVLLKREDQQPVFSFKLRGAYNKMAHLTPEQLASGVICASAGNHAQGVALGARKLGTRAVVVMPVTTPRLKIDAVRGFGGEVVLHGDSYSDAYLHALELQAQQGLTFVHPFDDPDVIAGQGTIAMEILRQHQGRLDAVFVAIGGGGLISGVANYIKAVRPEIKVIGVQMNDSDAMMQSVAARQRVSLPDVGLFSDGTAVKLVGEETFRIASNLVDEYIAVDTDAVCAAIKDVFVDTRSIVEPAGALAVAAIKQYVAGHGRHGETYAAILCGANMNFDRLRFVAERAEVGEEREALFAVTIPEERGSFRRFCELVGEMPASESQETGSIGGALRNVTEFNYRISDAAKAHVFVGLTTSARGESTTIAQTFIAHGFDALDLTHDELAKEHLRHLVGGRTGLAHDERLLRFVFPERPGALLKFLSLMRPNWNISLFHYRNQGADYGRILVGLQVPAGDAAAFDDFLETLGYPYVEETANPAYRLFLQA
- a CDS encoding porin, coding for MAALAVAGVASAQSSVTLFGLVDASISGYSNSSRDLNHGVTYNALGFPVAYNPFYVNQGSVRVSRRELANSAYNSSKLGFRGTEDLGGGLAASFWLEAPIKNDDGSEGVATFNRRSTVSLSGGFGEVRLGRDYTPSFWNNTVFDPFGANGVGTNLIQTATGAFGNPTRASNTVGYFLPPNLGGFYGQLQYGFHEKDKYSPALATPHAVNNSRTGRYVGGRFGYANGPLDVALAYGSNTVGDDYYAGTTTKVNTLNLGASYDFGPVKLFGELSRAKEKTDIDGDFFVQPASVASNKLNGWLLGVTAPVGAGLIRASYSAVTYKTDDNNPFFDEPDRKANKLALGYVHNLSKRTALYATIARVSNKNGAALTVGGPKFISNNVFTPKTSTGYDFGIRHAF
- a CDS encoding GspH/FimT family pseudopilin, whose translation is MPTSAAGSRRAGGFTLLELIVVIAIIAIATASVSFAMRDTNAARLDREADRLAALLESARAQSRASGVAVRWRIVEGGSFVFDGLPPDALPSGWAASGISATASLASGAPVAAVQLGPDPIIAAQQIVLYSEGPPARSLRIATDGLRPFTVSTP